A stretch of Streptococcus sp. oral taxon 061 DNA encodes these proteins:
- a CDS encoding extracellular solute-binding protein, protein MSTKFMKSAAVLGTATLASLLLVACGSKTADKAADSSASGSQEITFYVEDQYKAFAESAAKAYEKEAGVKVNIKTGDQMGGLDNLSLDNQSGKAPDVMMAPYDRVGSLGTDGQLSEVTLSDGAKTDDTTKSLVTVGGKVYGAPAVIESLVMYYNKDLIKEAPKTFADLENLAKDSKYAFAGEDGKTTAFLADWTNFYYAYGLLAGNGAYVFGDNGKNPKDIGLANDGAIAGIEYAKTWYDKWPKGMQDTEGAGNLIQTQFQEGKTAAIIDGPWKAQAFKDAKVNYGVATIPTLPNGKNYAAFGGGKAWIIPSSTKNLEGAQKFVDFLVSTDQQKAFYDATNEIPANTEARAYAEGKNDELTTAVIKQFQNAQPMPNISQMSTVWDPAKTMLFDAVSGKKDAKTAANDAVTLIKETIQQKFGN, encoded by the coding sequence ATGTCAACTAAATTCATGAAGAGCGCAGCTGTACTTGGTACTGCTACTCTTGCTAGCTTGCTTTTGGTAGCTTGCGGAAGCAAAACTGCTGATAAAGCAGCTGATTCTTCTGCATCAGGAAGCCAAGAAATCACTTTCTACGTTGAAGATCAATACAAAGCCTTTGCTGAATCAGCTGCAAAAGCTTACGAAAAAGAAGCTGGTGTAAAAGTTAACATCAAAACAGGAGACCAAATGGGTGGGCTTGATAACCTTTCACTAGATAACCAATCTGGTAAAGCCCCTGATGTTATGATGGCTCCATACGACCGTGTAGGTAGCCTTGGTACTGACGGACAACTTTCAGAAGTAACTTTGAGCGACGGTGCTAAAACAGACGATACTACTAAATCTCTTGTAACTGTTGGTGGAAAAGTTTACGGTGCTCCAGCCGTTATCGAATCACTTGTTATGTACTACAACAAAGATTTGATTAAAGAAGCTCCAAAAACATTTGCTGACTTAGAAAACCTTGCTAAAGATAGCAAATACGCTTTCGCTGGTGAAGACGGAAAAACAACTGCTTTCCTAGCTGACTGGACTAACTTCTACTACGCATACGGACTTCTTGCAGGTAACGGTGCTTACGTATTTGGTGACAACGGTAAAAATCCTAAAGATATCGGTCTTGCTAACGATGGTGCTATCGCAGGTATCGAATACGCTAAGACTTGGTACGACAAATGGCCTAAAGGTATGCAAGATACTGAAGGTGCTGGAAACTTGATCCAAACTCAATTCCAAGAAGGTAAAACAGCTGCTATCATCGATGGTCCTTGGAAAGCTCAAGCATTCAAAGATGCTAAAGTAAACTACGGTGTTGCAACTATCCCAACTCTTCCAAACGGCAAAAACTACGCAGCCTTTGGTGGTGGTAAAGCTTGGATCATCCCATCAAGCACTAAGAACCTTGAAGGGGCTCAAAAATTTGTAGACTTCCTTGTTTCAACTGACCAACAAAAAGCATTCTACGATGCAACTAACGAAATCCCAGCTAATACTGAAGCTCGCGCTTACGCTGAAGGTAAAAACGATGAGTTGACTACAGCTGTTATCAAACAGTTCCAAAACGCTCAACCAATGCCAAACATCTCTCAAATGTCAACAGTTTGGGACCCAGCTAAAACAATGCTCTTTGACGCTGTAAGCGGTAAGAAAGATGCTAAAACAGCTGCTAATGATGCTGTAACATTGATCAAAGAAACAATCCAACAAAAATTTGGTAACTAA